In Bordetella genomosp. 11, the sequence ACACCGGCACAAAACGGGCCGCCGGCGACTTCGATGCGGACATCCCGACTTTCCCATCACGAAACGGAGCAGATCATGAACGAACAACTGAATGGCAAGATTGCCCTGGTCACGGGCGGCAGCACCGGCATCGGCCTGGCGGCCGCCCGCGAATTGGCGGCGCGCGGCGCGCGCGTCTTCATCACGGGCCGGCGTCAGGCGGAGCTGGATGCCGCCGTGGCGCTGATCGGCCCCGCCGCGACGGCGATCCGCGCGGATGCGTCGGTGCTGTCGGACCTGGACGCCGTGTACGCGCAGATCGCCAGGACGGCCGGCAAGCTGGACATCCTGTTCGCCAACGCGGGCGGCGGGGACATGATGCCGCTGGGCGCGATCACGGAGGAGCATTTCGACCGCATCTTCGGTACCAATGTGCGCGGCGTGCTGTTCACCGTGCAAAAGGCCTTGCCCCTGCTGACGGATGGCGCTTCGGTGATCCTGACCTCGTCGGTGACGTCGGTAAAGGGAACCGCCAGTTTCAGCGTCTACAGCGCGAGCAAGGCGGCGGTGCGCAATTTCGCGCGCTCATGGGCACTGGACCTGAAGGACCGCGGCATCCGCGTCAACGCGGTCAGCCCCGGGCCGATCCGTACGCCGGGCCTGGGCGGCCTGGTGCCGGACGATGCCCGCCAGGGCCTGTATGACGCGCTGGCCGCGCAGGTGCCGCTGGGCCGCCTTGGCGAGCCGGAGGAAATCGGCAAGGCCGTGGCCTTCCTGGCTTCCGATTCGGCCAGCTATATCAATGGCACCGAGCTGTTCGTCGACGGCGGCATGGCCCAGGTCTGAGCAAGCGCGGCCGGGTGGGCTACTGGCAAAGATGGTCCACAAGCCGCGCCAGCATGCGGTCGCAAGCCTCGATCTGCGACACTTCCACGTACTCGTCGGCCTTGTGGGCCACTTCGATGCTGCCCGGCCCGCAGACCAGCACGGTCGTGTCGTTCCACTGTTGCCGGAAAAGCCCGCCTTCGGTGCCGAAGGCAACCTTGGTGGTGGGGGTGTCCGGCGGCAGCAGCGAAGCGAGCAACCGCACGGCGGGCGAGTCCTCTGGCGTGGACAGTCCCGGATAGGCATTGACCAGATGGACTTCGGGCGGCGCGGCGTCCGGCAATGCCCTGGCGTCACGCATGCGCGATCCAGTCCGTTCCAGCACGCGTTCGAGGATATGCGCGGGGTCGTCCTGGGCAACGGCGCGGATCTCGAAGTCCACCGCGCATTCTTCGGGGACGATGTTCAGCGCGGTGCCTCCGCGTATGGTGCCGGCATGAACCGTGGAGTACGGAATGGCGTATCCGGCTTCGCGCGGGCCGTTCGCGGCGAGCTCCTCCTGCACGTCTCGCAGCGCGCCGACGAGATCGGCCGCGGTGTGTATGGCGTTCACGAAGCGGGGCGCCAGTCCGGAATGGCCGGCCTGGCCGCAGCACAAGGCGCGGTAGGCGGCCTTGCCCTTGTGGCCCGTGCCGATTTTCATGAGCGTCGGCTCTCCGACCAGGCAGAGCGAGGGCGCGGGCTGCATGTCGGCCAGCGCGCGGATCAGGTGCCGTACGCCGACGCAGCCGATTTCCTCGTCGAACGACAGCGCCAGTTGCAGCGGCCGTTTGAGCGGGCGTCCGGACGCATGGATCATGGCCATCACCGCGCATGCCACGAAGCCTTTCATATCCGAACTGCCGCGGCCATAGATGCGGCCCTCCCGTTCGGTCGCTTCGAACGGCGGGACGGTCCATGGCTGGCCGCTGGCGGGCACGACATCGGTGTGGCCCGATAGCATTACGCCGGGTTCGCTCTCCGGTCCCACGGACGCGAACAGATTGCATCGGCTGGGGTCCTGGGGGTCGGCGACGATCATGGATGCGATGCCCGCGTCCTGCAGCAACTCCTGTACACGTGCCATCAGATCGGCATTGGGCGTCATCGTGACCGAGGGGAAGGCGATCAGTTCGCGCAACAGTGCGACGCTGGTGGAGGGCGAAGGCTGGGTCATGGCTGTGCTAATGGCGATAAGGCCCTGACGGCGCGCCGCCGAAGGCCGGAAGTAAAGGGAAGCACGCGGGCAGCCTCATGGGGCCTGGTCCTCTGCGGTGCCGGAGATATAAGGATCGAAGAAGCTGGCGGCGCTCATGCCCGGGATGTACTGGTCCGAGATATAGGCGCGGCAGCGCTGCACGAAGGCCTGTGCCAGGCGGGAGGGTTTCATGGGCTTGTAGGTGGCCATCCCCAGCAGCATGGGGCGGTGTTCGCCGGCCAGGCGCAGCCGCACGAGCCGCTTGCCATCCAGGGATTGGGTCGAGCGCGGGCGCACATTGAAAAGCGCATAGCCTATGCCGTTGGCGGCCATGGACCGTACGACGTCCTCGGACCGCGAGCGCGCCACGACATTGGGCTCCAGGCCGGCCTTGGCGAACAGCGACATGAAGTACTCCCTGCTCATGGGAAGATCCAGCAGCACCAGGGGCTGCTGGGCCAGTTCGTCCAGCGTCACGGCGATCTGCTGGGCGAGCGGGTGCAGCTCGCTTACCAGCACATGGGGCGGCAGATGGGCCAGTGTCTCGAATTGGATCTCTTCGCCCAGCTGCAGGTCGTAGGTGATGGCGACGTCGACGTCCAGCGTATGCAGCTTGCCGATGAGTTCCTGCTGGTCGCCCTCGACCATGTGCAGTTCGACTTTCTGGAACGCCCGCGAAAAACCGAAGATGACCTCCGGCGCGATCATCGCCGCGAGCGACTGGAAGCAGCCCACGCGCAGCACGCCCTGGATGGTGTCGCTCGATACGGACGCGATCCCATACAGCCGGGACGCGCGTTCGAGCAGGTCTTCGCATTCCTGCATCACTTCCGTCCCCAGGATGGTCAGCGCGAGACCCTTGGACGGATGCCGTACGAACAATTGCACGCCCAGCTCGGTTTCGATGTGGGCGATGGCGGCCGAAATGGAAGGCGGGGAAATATGGATCTGGGCGGAGGCCGACGCGATACTGCCGTGTTTGGCGGTAGCTACGAAGTACTCCATCTGCCGCAGGGAAATGCGATTGAGCATGGTGCAGGGAGAGAACGTAATCGGGTGGGCGTGGATGCCGGTCGGAGCAACCGCCCGCGGGACCCTCGACCGGCCCCGCACCCCTGTGGCGATCCGCGCGGCACGATATCGCAGTGTATCCACATATGCCCGCGGCGTGGCCGCCGCCACCGTTGCGCGGGGTCCGCTCCCGGACGCGCCGGTCAGAGATCGCCGGGCACACCGAAACTGGGCGCCGCGCGCGGATCGCGCGCGCGCGTGATGTAGTCCTCTACCTGGGGTTCGTATACCTTCCAGGCCTCGTACAGTGCTTCCACCGGACCTGTTTCCACCCAGTCCATGCGCAGGTCGACGATGGGCCAGTCCAGGTCGGCATAGACCAGCAGCCCGGCGGAATGAACCGGCCCCGCCTCGCCGCCCGCGGCCTGTCCCGCCAGCAGGGCCTGCATCAGGCGTTCGGCCAGCGTGCCCCGCGCCTGCTCGAATGCCGCCAGCATGGCGGCGGGGACGTCGAGCGACGCCAGCATATTGCCGGCGCAGGCGGCATCCCGGCCGGCCGCGCTCGCCAGCGTGCCCAGCGCGCTGCTGCCCGTGTAGATGGCCGGCGGGTGGCTGCCGTCGATGGCCATGAGCTGCCGGTACTCGATATATGGGCGCTGGCGCAGGCCGGCGAGCGCCTGTTCGGGCGTCTGGCCGGCGGCCATCGCATCCAGCGCCAGCGGGCCCAGGGCGGGATCGGTGATGTTCTGGCTGGCCGCCGCCCCGACACCGGCGCGGGCACGGATGCAGCGCGCGGCGACGGCGGGCGAAGAGGAGGAAACCGCGGCGCCGAACTGGCCGGATGCCGGGCAGCGGGCGACGATCGAGAAAGTCATGGCGGGAACCCCGGTCGGATGTCAGTCGGGAATGACGGCGGTCGCGTCGATTTCCACCAGCCACTCCGGGCGGGCCAGGGCCGACACCACAATGCCGGTGGAAACCGGAAAGACGCCCTTGAGCCAGCGTCCGACCACGCGGTAGACCGCTTCGCGATAGCGCGGGTCGATGATGTAGATGGTGATCTTGCAGATATGTTCGAGCTCTCCGCCGGCTTCCTTCAGCAGCATGGCGATATTCGCCATGGCCTGTTCGGCCTGGCCCGCGGCGTCGCCGATACACACGCTTTCGGAGGTGTCCAGGTTCTGGCCGATCTGCCCGCGCAGGAACACGGTGCTGCCCCGGGCCACCACGGCCTGGCACAGATCGTTGTCCAGGTTCTGCTCGGGATAGGTCGCCTTGGTATTGAAGGTGCGGATGCGGGTGTGTTTCATGGCTGGGTAGGGGTAGGTTGGCTCGGATGTCCGTGTCGCCGCGCGGGTCCGCGCCGTGGCGAGTCCGCCGGACCGCATGGACGCCATGGTCGATCCAAGCGGCGGCCGTGCCTATTTGTTTTTTCCGGGGGACTGTCTCGGAAATTCCGACCCGCCCGCGCGGGGCGTCAGGGTTAACACCACTGTCCCCGCCCCGGCCATGGGCGCGTCAGGAAATGCGAGCCATGCCCAAGGAAAAGGCGACTTGGCCCGGCGATGGGTCTATCCGATCATTTGCGCTCGATCGGAAGCATTCAAGCGCATCAACACAGCACAAGGGGATTGCAATGGTTCGAAAGCTTATATCGGCGGGGATCCTCGCCAGCGCGATGTTCGCCACCGTGGCGTGCGCGGAGGACGCCTTGGTCATCAGCACCTGGGGCGGCAGCTTCCGGGATCTGATCGACGAGAACATCGGCAAGGAATTCACGCGCCAGACGGGCGTGCCGGTCAAGTACATCACCGGTGGCACGATAGACCGGCTGAACAAGGCCAAGCTGGCCACCAAGCCCGAAAGCGATATTACGTTCACCACCTCGCACATCGGCTGGCTTTACGTCAATGCCGGCCTGTACGAAAAGCTGGATACGAGCAAGCTGCCGAACTATTCGCATCTGGTCGACCGCGCGAAGATCAGCCCGTATCACATCGGCAGCTGGGCCTATGTGTACACCATCGGCTACCGTCCTGACCTGGTGCCGCCGGGCATCAAGTTCGATAGCTGGAACGACCTGTGGAACCCGGCGCTCAAGGGCAAGATTTCCGCGCCGGACTTCGACCCCAGCCACATCATCACCGTCGCCGCGATGCTGTCCGGCGGCGATGCGGCCACGTGGCAAAAGGGCGAGGAAAAGCTCAAGGCGCTGAAGCCCAATTTCAAGGCCTTCTACACCAACGACGCGAATAGCCAGCAACTGATCGCCACCGGGGAAACGCCCGTGCAGGTCCTGCTCTCCATGAACGCGTACTACATGATCGGGCAGGGCGTTCCCATCAAGGTCGTCATCCCGAAAGAGGGCACCGTGCTGGGCGTGGACACCATGGGCATCATGAAGGGCAGCACCAAGGTAGACCTGGCGTACAAGTTCATGAACATCGCCCTGTCGCCCGAGGTCCAGGCCAAGATCGTCGCCTACAAAAAAGCCAGCCCGGTGGTGGATAACGCCAAGGTCTCGGCCGAGGACGCCGCCTTGCCGGGCGTGTTCACCACCAAGCAGCAATGGGATACCCAGGCCATCGTCATCGACGACAAGCTGCGCGCGGAAAAGACCGCCGAGTGGCGCAAGTGGTTCACCGAGAACATCATGAACTGATGGCGCGGCATGCGCAGGCGCGGAGTCGCGGCAGGCGGTCCTGCCGGGACGTTCGCGCTCCGGCAGGACAACGTAGACGAAAACGGATGGCGTTATGGAATCGCGTTCGGGGCTGAGAGGATGGCTGATATCGCCGGCGGGCTTTATCGCGCTGTGCATATGCGCCGCGCTGATAACGGTGTTCCAGTACAGCCTGCGCGCCTTCGTGCCGGGATCGATGGACGTCGGCGGCCTGACGCTGGCGAACTTCACCGGGCTGGACAAGCCGATCTATCTGGAGGCGTTCGCCAATACGTTCCTGCTGAGCCTGGAGACCACGGTCTGTTCGCTGCTGGCGGCATATCCGCTGGCCTACGCGCTGGTGCGCGTGCGCAATCGCTTCCTGAAGTCCTTCATCCTGATCGTCTCGATCACGCCGCTGTTCCTGGGCGAGATCGTCCGCACCTATTCCTGGATCATCGTCCTGGGCAGCAACGGCTTCATCAATACCGTGCTGCGCAAGCTGGGTGTGCTGGACCAGCCGCTGAACCTGATGTTCACCCATGTCGGCGTGCTGGTCGCGCTGGTGCATGTGACGATCCCGGTCGTCGTGCTCATGCTGGCCACCGCGATCTCGCACATCGACCGGGATTACGAGAAGGCCGCCCAGAGCCTGGGCAGCGGCCCGGTGCGCACCTTCCTGACGGTGACGCTGCCGCTGTCCATGCCGGGCATCCTGGCCAGTATCACCACCTCTTTCGCCTGGACTTTCAGTGCCTTCGCCACGCCGCAGATGATAGGCGGCGGGCGCGTGCCGACGATCTCCACGCTGGTGTACCAGCTTGGATTTTCTTCCATGAATTTCCCCCTGGCGGCCAGCCTGAGCGTCGCCGGCCTGGCATTGACGGTGGTTTCCCTGCTGCTGCTGGGCAGGGTGACGCGCCGGCTGAAAAGCACGACGGACCATTGATATGAAAATACGTAACGCCACGCCGTTCTGGCTGCGCATCGGCGCGCCGCTGCTGGTGGGCATCCTGCTCGCCTTCGTGCTGCTGCCCGTGGTGGTAGTCACCCTGGCTTCCTTCAACGACAAGGCGCTGCTCAGTTTCCCGCCGGCGGCGTGGTCCTGGCGCTGGTTCGACCGGGTCTTCACGTATCCGGACTTCAAGGACGGTTTCCGCGCCAGCCTGGTCGTCACCATCTGGTCCTCGGTGCTGGCGCTGGTGATCGGCACGGCATTGGCGATCGCGGTCAAGCGATTGGAGTTCCCCGGCAAGCACGCCCTGCAGGCCGTCCTGCTCTCGCCGCTGGTGATCCCGCATTTCACGCTGGGACTGGGCCTGCTTATCCTGGTGGCGCAGCTCAAGCTGGATCGCGGTTATGCCATCGTGATCCTTTGCCACATCATGCTGGTGCTGCCCTTCGTGCTGCGCAGCGTCTACGTTTCGATGGAGAACCTGGACGAACGGCTGGAGCACAGCGCCGCAAGCCTGGGCGCGTCCCCCGTGCGCGTGCTGTTCACGATCACGGTGCCGCTGCTCGCGCCGGGGCTGTTCGGCGGCTGGCTGTTCGCAGCCATTATGTCCTTCAGCGAATTCACCGCCTCGCTATTCGTCACGACCCAGAGCACCCAGACGCTGCCCGTATTCATGTACAACTACGTGCGCGAGTTCGCGGACCCCACCTTGGCCGCCTTGTCGGTCGTCTATATCGCGGTGACGGCCAGCGTGCTGGCGTTCGCGAATTACTTCCTGGGCCTGGGGAAAATCCTCAATATCGAGGAAACCCGCTAGGCGGCTGGGGCCGGCGGGCGCTTCGCGCGAGCGTGCGGCACGTGAAATGCCAATGCGGCGGCATGGCAGCCGCATTGGCATGGGGGGCGTTCAATCAATAGCCGCGTGCGGCGTCGACCCGGTTGGCCGGTTCCAGATTGTCGGACACGCGCAGGATGTTGTCGGCGATCTGCAGGGCGGCGGAGGCCGGGATCGCGACGGACGCAAGGTGCGGGGTGATCAGTACGTTGTCCATTTGCCATAGCGGGTCGTCGGCCGGCAGCGGTTCGCGCTCGAAAACGTCCAGCGTGGCGCCGCCGATATGGCCGCTGCGCAGCAGGTCCGTCATGGCGGCCTGGTCCACCAGCGCGCCCCGCGCCACATTGATCAGCGCGGCGCCGCGCGGCAGCCGTTGCAGGCGTTGCCGGTCCAGCAGGCCGCGCGTTTGCGGCGTCAACGGCAGCATGAGGACGACGATATCGGCTTGCGACAGCACGCTATCCAGCGCATCCATGCCCGAGTGACATTGCACCCCTTCGATTTGCCGCGGACTGCGCGACCAACCCAGGACGGTCAGCCCCTGGCGGCTCAGTTCGCGGGCGGCATAGGCGCCAAGCTCGCCCAGGCCAAGGACGGCCACGCGCACGTCCTCGGGGGAGCGGGGATGGCGGTACGCCCATTCGCCGCGCCGCTGCGCCTGTTCGAAATGAGGGATATCGCGCGCATAGCGCAGCGTGGCGAAGAGCACATAGCCGGCCATCATCCGGCCCATGTGCGGGTCGGTGATGCGTGTGATGGGCACCCCGGCGGGAAGATCCCGGCGGCCGACCAGAGAATCCACGCCCGCTCCCAGATTGACGATCAGGCGCAGATTGGCCATGCCGTCGAAGAAGCCCTCGGGCGGCTTCCAGGCCAGGACGTAGTGGATACGCGAGCGGTCGGACATCTCGCTGGCGTGAACGATGTCCAGCCGCGGCAGCCGCGCCCGCAGCGCGTCGCGCCAGGTCGCGAAGTCGTCGAAATCGCTGTGGAATACAAGCGACCCTGACGGCGTCGCGGTAGTCGATGCGCTCATCGGGTCGTCCTTCAATCGGCCCGGCGGATCAGGCGTGCCATGGCTTCGATGGCCAGTTCGTAGCCTTCGGCGCCCAGCCCGGCGATGACGCCGTCGGCCGCCTTGGAAATATAGGAATGATGGCGAAAGCTCTCGCGTCGCCAGATATTGCTCATGTGCACTTCGATGATGCGGCCGGAGAAGGACAGCAGCGCATCCAGGATGGGCACGGAGGAATACGTCAGGCCCGCCGCGTTGATAATGATGCCGCGCGCCACGCCGCGCGCTTCCTGGATCCAGTCGACCAGCTGGCCTTCGTGGTTGGACTGGACGAAATTCAGCGTCATCCGCAGTTCGGCGGCCTTCTTCTGGCAGCGCTCGCGCAGGACGGGGAAACTTTCCGAACCGTATGTCTTGTTCGCGTCCAGGCCGTAGAGATTGGCGTTGGGGCCGTTCAGGAACCAGACCGTCGCGGCGTCGGCGTCGGTGGCGGGGGCGGGGGCATTGATGGGGCTGTTCACGGTGGCAGGCCTCAGGCTT encodes:
- a CDS encoding LysR substrate-binding domain-containing protein — encoded protein: MLNRISLRQMEYFVATAKHGSIASASAQIHISPPSISAAIAHIETELGVQLFVRHPSKGLALTILGTEVMQECEDLLERASRLYGIASVSSDTIQGVLRVGCFQSLAAMIAPEVIFGFSRAFQKVELHMVEGDQQELIGKLHTLDVDVAITYDLQLGEEIQFETLAHLPPHVLVSELHPLAQQIAVTLDELAQQPLVLLDLPMSREYFMSLFAKAGLEPNVVARSRSEDVVRSMAANGIGYALFNVRPRSTQSLDGKRLVRLRLAGEHRPMLLGMATYKPMKPSRLAQAFVQRCRAYISDQYIPGMSAASFFDPYISGTAEDQAP
- a CDS encoding type II 3-dehydroquinate dehydratase, with the translated sequence MNSPINAPAPATDADAATVWFLNGPNANLYGLDANKTYGSESFPVLRERCQKKAAELRMTLNFVQSNHEGQLVDWIQEARGVARGIIINAAGLTYSSVPILDALLSFSGRIIEVHMSNIWRRESFRHHSYISKAADGVIAGLGAEGYELAIEAMARLIRRAD
- a CDS encoding 2-hydroxyacid dehydrogenase — translated: MSASTTATPSGSLVFHSDFDDFATWRDALRARLPRLDIVHASEMSDRSRIHYVLAWKPPEGFFDGMANLRLIVNLGAGVDSLVGRRDLPAGVPITRITDPHMGRMMAGYVLFATLRYARDIPHFEQAQRRGEWAYRHPRSPEDVRVAVLGLGELGAYAARELSRQGLTVLGWSRSPRQIEGVQCHSGMDALDSVLSQADIVVLMLPLTPQTRGLLDRQRLQRLPRGAALINVARGALVDQAAMTDLLRSGHIGGATLDVFEREPLPADDPLWQMDNVLITPHLASVAIPASAALQIADNILRVSDNLEPANRVDAARGY
- a CDS encoding glucose 1-dehydrogenase yields the protein MNEQLNGKIALVTGGSTGIGLAAARELAARGARVFITGRRQAELDAAVALIGPAATAIRADASVLSDLDAVYAQIARTAGKLDILFANAGGGDMMPLGAITEEHFDRIFGTNVRGVLFTVQKALPLLTDGASVILTSSVTSVKGTASFSVYSASKAAVRNFARSWALDLKDRGIRVNAVSPGPIRTPGLGGLVPDDARQGLYDALAAQVPLGRLGEPEEIGKAVAFLASDSASYINGTELFVDGGMAQV
- a CDS encoding ABC transporter permease, with amino-acid sequence MESRSGLRGWLISPAGFIALCICAALITVFQYSLRAFVPGSMDVGGLTLANFTGLDKPIYLEAFANTFLLSLETTVCSLLAAYPLAYALVRVRNRFLKSFILIVSITPLFLGEIVRTYSWIIVLGSNGFINTVLRKLGVLDQPLNLMFTHVGVLVALVHVTIPVVVLMLATAISHIDRDYEKAAQSLGSGPVRTFLTVTLPLSMPGILASITTSFAWTFSAFATPQMIGGGRVPTISTLVYQLGFSSMNFPLAASLSVAGLALTVVSLLLLGRVTRRLKSTTDH
- the argE gene encoding acetylornithine deacetylase translates to MTQPSPSTSVALLRELIAFPSVTMTPNADLMARVQELLQDAGIASMIVADPQDPSRCNLFASVGPESEPGVMLSGHTDVVPASGQPWTVPPFEATEREGRIYGRGSSDMKGFVACAVMAMIHASGRPLKRPLQLALSFDEEIGCVGVRHLIRALADMQPAPSLCLVGEPTLMKIGTGHKGKAAYRALCCGQAGHSGLAPRFVNAIHTAADLVGALRDVQEELAANGPREAGYAIPYSTVHAGTIRGGTALNIVPEECAVDFEIRAVAQDDPAHILERVLERTGSRMRDARALPDAAPPEVHLVNAYPGLSTPEDSPAVRLLASLLPPDTPTTKVAFGTEGGLFRQQWNDTTVLVCGPGSIEVAHKADEYVEVSQIEACDRMLARLVDHLCQ
- a CDS encoding DUF1028 domain-containing protein translates to MTFSIVARCPASGQFGAAVSSSSPAVAARCIRARAGVGAAASQNITDPALGPLALDAMAAGQTPEQALAGLRQRPYIEYRQLMAIDGSHPPAIYTGSSALGTLASAAGRDAACAGNMLASLDVPAAMLAAFEQARGTLAERLMQALLAGQAAGGEAGPVHSAGLLVYADLDWPIVDLRMDWVETGPVEALYEAWKVYEPQVEDYITRARDPRAAPSFGVPGDL
- a CDS encoding ABC transporter permease, which produces MKIRNATPFWLRIGAPLLVGILLAFVLLPVVVVTLASFNDKALLSFPPAAWSWRWFDRVFTYPDFKDGFRASLVVTIWSSVLALVIGTALAIAVKRLEFPGKHALQAVLLSPLVIPHFTLGLGLLILVAQLKLDRGYAIVILCHIMLVLPFVLRSVYVSMENLDERLEHSAASLGASPVRVLFTITVPLLAPGLFGGWLFAAIMSFSEFTASLFVTTQSTQTLPVFMYNYVREFADPTLAALSVVYIAVTASVLAFANYFLGLGKILNIEETR
- a CDS encoding ABC transporter substrate-binding protein translates to MVRKLISAGILASAMFATVACAEDALVISTWGGSFRDLIDENIGKEFTRQTGVPVKYITGGTIDRLNKAKLATKPESDITFTTSHIGWLYVNAGLYEKLDTSKLPNYSHLVDRAKISPYHIGSWAYVYTIGYRPDLVPPGIKFDSWNDLWNPALKGKISAPDFDPSHIITVAAMLSGGDAATWQKGEEKLKALKPNFKAFYTNDANSQQLIATGETPVQVLLSMNAYYMIGQGVPIKVVIPKEGTVLGVDTMGIMKGSTKVDLAYKFMNIALSPEVQAKIVAYKKASPVVDNAKVSAEDAALPGVFTTKQQWDTQAIVIDDKLRAEKTAEWRKWFTENIMN
- a CDS encoding RidA family protein, whose protein sequence is MKHTRIRTFNTKATYPEQNLDNDLCQAVVARGSTVFLRGQIGQNLDTSESVCIGDAAGQAEQAMANIAMLLKEAGGELEHICKITIYIIDPRYREAVYRVVGRWLKGVFPVSTGIVVSALARPEWLVEIDATAVIPD